One window of the Vicia villosa cultivar HV-30 ecotype Madison, WI unplaced genomic scaffold, Vvil1.0 ctg.001502F_1_1, whole genome shotgun sequence genome contains the following:
- the LOC131635496 gene encoding uncharacterized protein LOC131635496: MADQEQHNMEVRMEIDELKGSITKLTEMMQVLIARDAEPQRTVIAEVSEAVEDPIPVQRPPSTWPEFGLPPGYTPPFANTLGVGLSAQQIAPIPVIAEQPPIVHTTVHPPPFVYHVDDSERGDQEHNHEVEEVKEKYNVLEKRLKVDEGNDIFGFDTMNLCLVSDLTVPAKFKIPEFEKYKGHTCPKDHLTMYFRKMAAYANNDKLLVHIFQDSLAGASLKWYMSLKREHIQTWRDLGEAFLKQYKYNMDLAPDRRQLQTMTMRDRETFKGYAQRWRELAAQVEPPLAEKELTGMFMDTLQPVFYEKMIGSVSSSFADLVTIGERVEEGLKSGKIVNAAESSNNNQAKRFPGSFHRKKEGEANAVVTNGEGTQNPQPYQVPTYPQAPFMPYYQYPHVAAAQHQQPYFPMPSHQQPWAASHQNASQSTHQNASQSVPQNAQHSQNRQQNQNRPQKDPPREPRRIDPIPMTYTELWPALIHKSLIAPRPTKAPTPPFSKGYNPNAKCAFHSGVVGHSIEDCWVLKEKVQDLIESKMLTFRDVNPNVVTNPLPR, encoded by the coding sequence TAGGGATGCTGAACCCCAAAGAACTGTCATAGCTGAAGTCTCCGAAGCTGTTGAGGATCCCATTCCTGTTCAAAGGCCACCTTCTACATGGCCAGAATTTGGTTTACCACCTGGTTACACTCCCCCATTCGCGAATACTTTGGGAGTAGGACTTTCTGCGCAACAGATTGCACCAATACCAGTCATTGCTGAACAGCCTCCGATTGTTCACACTACTGTTCATCCTCCTCCTTTTGTCTATCATGTTGATGATTCCGAACGTGGTGATCAAGAACACAACCACGAGGTGGAAGAAGTGAAAGAAAAGTACAATGTCCTCGAGAAAAGATTGAAAGTCGATGAAGGAAATGACATCTTTGGATTTGATACCATGAACCTCTGCTTGGTTTCTGACTTGACTGTGCCTGCAAAGTTCAAAATCCCTGAGTTCGAGAAATACAAGGGGCACACTTGCCCTAAAGATCATCTGACTATGTACTTTCGCAAGATGGCTGCCTATGCCAACAATGACAAATTGCTCGTTCACATCTTTCAAGATAGCTTGGCTGGAGCTTCTCTGAAATGGTACATGAGTTTGAAGAGGGAGCATATCCAAACATGGAGAGACTTAGGCGAAGCTTTCCTaaaacaatacaagtacaacatgGACTTAGCCCCTGATCGCAGACAACTTCAGACTATGACCATGAGAGATAGGGAAACTTTCAAAGGATATGCCCAACGCTGGAGAGAACTAGCTGCTCAAGTTGAACCTCCTCTTGCTGAGAAAGAGCTTACTGGTATGTTTATGGATACCTTGCAGCCAGTCTTCTATGAGAAAATGATTGGAAGTGTCTCTTCTAGTTTTGCTGACCTGGTCACCATTGGAGAAAGGGTCGAAGAAGGCTTGAAAAGTGGCAAGATTGTGAACGCTGCTGAATCATCCAACAACAACCAAGCAAAGAGATTCCCTGGAAGCTTCCATAGAAAAAAGGAAGGTGAAGCTAATGCTGTTGTGACTAATGGTGAAGGAACTCAGAATCCACAACCCTACCAAGTCCCCACTTATCCACAAGCGCCATTCATGCCTTATTATCAGTATCCGCATGTCGCAGCTGCTCAACATCAACAACCATACTTCCCAATGCCATCGCATCAACAACCATGGGCTGCTTCCCATCAGAATGCTTCACAAAGTACTCATCAGAATGCTTCACAAAGTGTTCCTCAGAATGCTCAACATAGTCAGAATAGGCAGCAGAATCAGAATAGGCCTCAGAAAGATCCACCAAGGGAGCCTCGCCGCATTGACCCAATTCCAATGACGTACACTGAATTGTGGCCTGCGCTAATCCATAAGTCGTTGATAGCTCCTAGGCCAACTAAAGCTCCAACACCACCATTCTCCAAAGGATATAATCCGAATGCTAAGTGTGCTTTTCATAGTGGAGTAGTTGGTCATTCCATTGAAGACTGCTGGGTTTTGAAGGagaaggttcaagacctgatcgaGAGCAAGATGCTCACCTTTCGAGATGTTAATCCGAATGTGGTCACTAATCCTCTACCCCGGTGA